ACCAAATCTCCTGCGGCGATTGACGGCCGGTGATGGTGATGGTCGCGCTGCGCCCCGGCTGCAACCAGGCTGCCGGCATGGTGAGCGTCATGTAGCCGAAATGCGCGCGATGGTGATTCTGAAACACCGCCGTGAACGCCAGCGTCGCGCCGCCCTCACCGATCATCTCCCACGCCGGCTGCTTGGGCGTGGAAAAGACCAGGACGCGCCGGCGATTCAAGCGCAATTCGAATTGCCCCTCGCCGAGATTGCTGCCCAAGCCACACACCCACACGAACGTCGCGGTGGTTGCGCGCCAGCCGGCCGGCAGCGTGGCGGTCTGCCAGACGATGGCGGAATCCCGCCCTTGAGTGCGCGCCACCAACGCGGGCGCCGGGGCCTCGGCGCTGCGATGCGAAGCATAAGGCGCATTGGTTCCTGCGACCGGTCGGGCAAAGCCTTCGAACCAATTCAGCGAATCAGTCGCGGCGCGGAAATGCAAACGCGCCACGGCGGCAACCTCGATTTGGGCGTGCGCGAGGCCGGCCAACCGAAGAATGATTGCGGCAAACAGAAGTAGGCGTGTGCGCAAAGAAGTCATCCCCGCTGACATGTCATTGACTTAAATTGGAGGACAGCCTCAGGTCAAAAGCATGCGCCGCTGCCCGCACTCTTGCTCCCACGGTTGTGCCGCAGGCGGCAAAACCAGCAGGGGCAAGAGTGCGCAGGCCGGCAACGGCCGAACATCATTTCATCAAAACCAGTTTGCGAACTTGCACATGGCCTGCGGTTTCCAGGCGGTAGAGGTAAACGCCGTTGGCCATGTTCTCGGCGTTGAAGACTACCGTGTGCGTACCCGCGGCCTTCCATTCATTCACCAAAACAGCCACGGTCTGGCCGAGCACGTTTTGAATCTCCAGCTTCACCGGCGCGGGCCGCTGCAACTCGAACTGAATCTTGGTGCTGGGATTGAACGGATTCGGATAGTTCTGGTGCAGGGCAAAGCGCTGCGCCACCTGGCCGCGATCTTCCGCCACGCTGGTGAACAAGTCATTGCGATAGATGGTCAAGCCGTCGGCGCGCTCGGTGACGTAGGCATAGCCGCCCGCCACGGCTACGCCGCGCGCGTCCGAGGGGCCGTCATAGTAGCCGACTTCTTGGGGACTGGCGGGATTGCTCACGTCGATCACGCGCAAGCCCGCGCCCTCGGCCGGCACGTAGGCGTATTTGCCTTCGATCGCCGCCATGTAACTGTAGCCGCCGTGCGTGACGCTGCCCACTTCCACCGGCGTTGCCAAATTGGAAATGTCGAAAATGCGCAGCTTGTCGCCGTCGGGGATGTAGGCGTAGTTGCCGGCAATCGCAAAGCCCTCATTGCCCACGCTGAAGCTCGGGGTCTCGCCTTTGCTCACCGGGCTGGCGGGATTGGTAACGTCGTAGAAGCGAATCTTGCCGTAGTCGGTGATGGCCGCGATATTGCCGAAGGCGGCGACATTCTCGCCGTAGAGCGCCGGCATCGATTTGATCCAAGCGGGGTTGGCAGGATTCGAAATATCCAACACCACCAGGCCACTGTCACTGGCCGCGACATACACATAGTTGCCGCTAATGGCCACGCCGCGCGCCCGCGGGGTGGCGATGTTTTTGACCTCCACCGGCAGGCTGGGATTGGAGACATCGATCACGCGCACGCCGGCGTCACGGTCGGCAACATAGGCATGATTGTTTCCCACCACCACCGCGCGCGCATCGCCGGGTGTGTCCAGCGTGCCGAGCAGCGTGGGGTTGGCGGGATTGGCCACGTCGATGATGCGCAGACCCGCGCTGCCGTAAGCCACGTAGGCTTTGTTATCCAGAATGAAAGAAGTGAAGGCTGTGCCCGAGGCCGGCGCGACGATGTTGATCGCGCCGGATTCCGTGGGCGCCGCCGGATTGGAGACATTGATGGCGCGCAGGCCGGCGGTGCGGTCGGCAACAAAGATGTGGCCGGTGGGCGAGCCACTGATCGTGATCGCGCCAAAATACACCGAAGCGGCGCGGCCGGGTGTGTTGTACAACGATACCTGGGTGGGCGCCGCGATGTTGGAAACGTCGATGATGCGCATGCCCGAATCGCCGTTGGCAATGTAGCCGTAATTGCCGTCGAACACGATGCGCGCGGTGCGAAAGCCGGTGGG
This DNA window, taken from bacterium, encodes the following:
- a CDS encoding T9SS type A sorting domain-containing protein; the encoded protein is MHRLSSVVCLALLSLLLLTAGRAPGQDALNVTAAGNFGKGEGESKAVFAAGSLVYYAVGNKLQIASFSDPANPLKVASVNLPNIIEDIVRTSINSVQHLVVVGGPNLWLINVQNPTAPSLVSTVNIGSTCEGLATSGVNAYVAAGGRGLQIYNISNPANPAFVAGIDTLEYCESVVISAPYAYIAAGSRSHIVNISNPAAPVVTGQYRARTDGYHQYANVRAGHLYVCDFNLGLDVVNVTTPATPALATTLPTGFRTARIVFDGNYGYIANGDSGMRIIDVSNIAAPTQVSLYNTPGRAASVYFGAITISGSPTGHIFVADRTAGLRAINVSNPAAPTESGAINIVAPASGTAFTSFILDNKAYVAYGSAGLRIIDVANPANPTLLGTLDTPGDARAVVVGNNHAYVADRDAGVRVIDVSNPSLPVEVKNIATPRARGVAISGNYVYVAASDSGLVVLDISNPANPAWIKSMPALYGENVAAFGNIAAITDYGKIRFYDVTNPASPVSKGETPSFSVGNEGFAIAGNYAYIPDGDKLRIFDISNLATPVEVGSVTHGGYSYMAAIEGKYAYVPAEGAGLRVIDVSNPASPQEVGYYDGPSDARGVAVAGGYAYVTERADGLTIYRNDLFTSVAEDRGQVAQRFALHQNYPNPFNPSTKIQFELQRPAPVKLEIQNVLGQTVAVLVNEWKAAGTHTVVFNAENMANGVYLYRLETAGHVQVRKLVLMK